In Pseudoalteromonas nigrifaciens, the sequence TTGAAAACCACGGCGTTTCATGCCCTCAGTATTAATTGCAACTGGACCTGCAGGTATACCTATAGTGGTAACAAATGGTGGTACATCTTTATTAATAGCTGAATACATGCCTACAAATGCATGTGCGCCTACCTTACAAAACTGATGTATACCTGAGTTGCCCGCAAGAATAACCCAGTCACCAATATGTACATGCCCTGCTACACTGGCGTTATTAGCAAATATAACATTATCGCCAATCACTGCATCGTGAGCAACATGGGTATAGGCCATAAACAGGTTATTACTACCTATAATGGTTACGCCCTGATCTTGAATTGTGCCACGGTGAATTGTAACGCATTCACGAATAATATTATTGTCACCAATAGTGAGCGATGTTGGTTCGTTGTTGTACTTTTTGTCTTGGCATGCTTCACCAACCGACGCAAACTGAAAAATATGATTTCCAGAACCGATAGTTGATGGGCCTTTAACTACAACATGAGACTCAATAATACAGTTATCACCAATGACAACATCATTGCCAATATAACTATATGGTCCCACTGAAACATTGCTGCCTAGTGTCGCGCCTGGTTCGATTATTGCCGTTGGATGAATCACAATTAAAACTCTCTTCTCGCACACATAATTTCGGCGCTACATACTAGCTTGCCATTGACTTTTGCTTCTGCTGCAAACTTCCATAAATTACGACGTTCTTTTAAAAACTCAACATGTAAATGCATAGTATCACCAGGAAGTACTGGTTTTTTAAAACGTGCATTATCTACAGCTGCAAACAAATACAATTCATTTTCGCTACGGTTTTCAACCGTTTTAAAGCCAAGTAACCCAGTTGCTTGAGCCATGGCTTCTAATATTAATACACCCGGAAAAATTGGCTGATTTGGGAAATGCCCGGTAAAAATGGGTTCGTTTATAGTCACATTTTTAATAGCATGCAAAGATTTGCCAGGTGTAAAGTCAATTACTCTATCAACTAATAACATCGGGTAGCGATGCGGTAATAAACTTAAAATTTCTTGAATATCAAGGCTATTTAATTCGTTTGCCAAAATAGCATCCTCATTAGTGTTCAACGTTTATGGCTTATTTAATTGCTCAAGTGCTTTAATACGGCTTTTCATTTCAGAAAGGTTACGCAAGTGAGCGATTGATTTACGCCATTCTTTGTTTGTAGTATGAGGTATACCAGATGAATAGATACCTGGCTCGGTGATTGATTTTGTCACCATACTCATACCCGTAATTATAACACCATCACAGACGCTCATGTGACCATTAATTGCTGTCATGCCGCCAATTTGGCAGTTTTTACCTATGGTGACGCTACCAGCAAGTACAGTACAACCAGCAATAGCTGTGCCTGAGTTAACTTCAACGTTATGTGCTATTTGGCATTGGTTATCAATAATTACATTACTATGGATAATAGTATCGTCAAGTGCACCACGATCAATTGTAGTACTTGCGCCAATTTCAACTTTATCACCAATAATAACAGAGCCAAGCTGAGGAATTTTAATCCATTGCCCACGCTCATTAGCATAACCAAAACCATCACTACCTATAACGCTATTGGCTTGCAACAAACAATCTGAGCCAATTTCAACATTATGATAAATAGTTACATTCGACCAAAGCTTAGTGCCTGAGCCTATTTTAACACCTTCACCAATAAAACTGTTCGGACCAATTTGTACGTTATCGTTAATTATTGCATTGCTTTCAATTACCGTATTAGCGCCAATAGCGGCACTTTTACTTACTGTCGCATTTGGGTGAACAACCGCGCTTGGATGAATGCCTGTTGCGGCAGAGCGTGGCGTCGTATCCATTAATTGCGCAAGCTTGGCGTAACTTACATACGGATTTGCAACTATTAGTTTATTGCCGTTAAAGTAAGGAGCATCTGCTTCACTAACAATGACAGCACTGGCTTGAGTCACTTCAAGTTGCGAGCGATATTTCTTATTCGCTAAAAATGCAATATGCCCTGAGCGGGCATGTGCAAGTGTTGCTATTTTTGTTATTTCTAAAGCGCCATCACCTTG encodes:
- the lpxA gene encoding acyl-ACP--UDP-N-acetylglucosamine O-acyltransferase; this encodes MIHPTAIIEPGATLGSNVSVGPYSYIGNDVVIGDNCIIESHVVVKGPSTIGSGNHIFQFASVGEACQDKKYNNEPTSLTIGDNNIIRECVTIHRGTIQDQGVTIIGSNNLFMAYTHVAHDAVIGDNVIFANNASVAGHVHIGDWVILAGNSGIHQFCKVGAHAFVGMYSAINKDVPPFVTTIGIPAGPVAINTEGMKRRGFQSDEIMAVRRAYKVFYRKSLGVDEAIESLSEDAQKYPAVQLMIDFVKSSERGIVR
- the fabZ gene encoding 3-hydroxyacyl-ACP dehydratase FabZ, translating into MANELNSLDIQEILSLLPHRYPMLLVDRVIDFTPGKSLHAIKNVTINEPIFTGHFPNQPIFPGVLILEAMAQATGLLGFKTVENRSENELYLFAAVDNARFKKPVLPGDTMHLHVEFLKERRNLWKFAAEAKVNGKLVCSAEIMCARREF
- the lpxD gene encoding UDP-3-O-(3-hydroxymyristoyl)glucosamine N-acyltransferase, coding for MQNYTLSQIAELLSAELQGDGALEITKIATLAHARSGHIAFLANKKYRSQLEVTQASAVIVSEADAPYFNGNKLIVANPYVSYAKLAQLMDTTPRSAATGIHPSAVVHPNATVSKSAAIGANTVIESNAIINDNVQIGPNSFIGEGVKIGSGTKLWSNVTIYHNVEIGSDCLLQANSVIGSDGFGYANERGQWIKIPQLGSVIIGDKVEIGASTTIDRGALDDTIIHSNVIIDNQCQIAHNVEVNSGTAIAGCTVLAGSVTIGKNCQIGGMTAINGHMSVCDGVIITGMSMVTKSITEPGIYSSGIPHTTNKEWRKSIAHLRNLSEMKSRIKALEQLNKP